One Streptomyces sp. ML-6 genomic region harbors:
- a CDS encoding DoxX family membrane protein, with the protein MACLNRRDLGLLVLRVGTGAVLAAHGTQKLAGWFGGGGIEGTTAAMEAMGFHPPKHSAVAAGLGEAGGGVLLALGLATPAAGAAAAGAMAGAVAVHAPAGFFAQGGGYEYPAFLGFTAAAIGLTGPGRYSVDHATRHVFDRPWMVALAFAGSAVAAAAVVGKRARGRVEVDPDTT; encoded by the coding sequence ATGGCCTGCCTCAACCGGCGCGACCTCGGCCTGCTCGTCCTGCGCGTCGGCACCGGCGCGGTACTGGCCGCGCACGGCACCCAGAAACTGGCCGGCTGGTTCGGCGGCGGAGGGATCGAAGGAACCACCGCCGCGATGGAGGCGATGGGCTTCCACCCCCCGAAGCACAGTGCGGTCGCCGCCGGGCTCGGCGAGGCGGGCGGCGGGGTGCTGCTGGCCCTCGGCCTCGCCACCCCCGCGGCCGGAGCGGCCGCGGCCGGGGCGATGGCGGGCGCCGTGGCCGTCCACGCGCCCGCCGGATTCTTCGCGCAGGGCGGGGGCTACGAGTACCCGGCGTTCCTCGGTTTCACCGCCGCGGCGATCGGCCTGACCGGGCCGGGCCGGTACTCCGTCGACCATGCGACCCGGCATGTCTTCGACCGGCCGTGGATGGTCGCGCTGGCCTTCGCGGGCAGCGCGGTCGCGGCGGCGGCCGTGGTCGGCAAGCGCGCCAGGGGCCGGGTCGAGGTCGACCCCGACACGACCTGA
- a CDS encoding FAD-dependent oxidoreductase — MTYAITQTCCSDATCVAVCPVNCIHPTPQERAFGSTEMLYVDPRACIDCGACADACPVDAVFPVDRLPEGQEEYAAINAAYFAGREPVSGDPGPNFHHWDAPSFERSLPADFAPIRVAVVGTGPAGMYAAEDLLLHTNAEVTLVDRLPVAGGLVRYGVAPDHPATKKVGDTFARLHAHPRVRMHLGVEIGRDVTAEELAAHHDAVIYAVGASTDRRLGIPGEELPGSISATSFVAWYNAHPEVAPDAVDLSSERVVVAGNGNVALDVARILVTDPSVLAGTDIADHALAALRASKVREVVLLGRRGPEHAAYSASELLALRHLPGVELVMDDHDPRTGAAVDGAAADGKAALLRDVARETVDWSQAPPSGRRIVFRFHSAPLRVLGDDAVRGVRVTGDAGELDIPAGVLLRAVGYRGVPVAGLPFDETTGTVPHEGGRVTGRSGTYVVGWIKRGPSGGIGANRACAAETVGTLLADAVAGALPAPAPAPKAFARLVRSRSRHVVDARGLAAIERVELARGRDGGRPRVKFGTVAELVAAARGGRWKP, encoded by the coding sequence ATGACCTACGCCATCACCCAGACCTGTTGCAGCGACGCCACCTGCGTCGCCGTGTGCCCCGTCAACTGCATCCATCCGACGCCGCAGGAACGGGCGTTCGGGAGCACGGAGATGCTGTACGTCGACCCGAGGGCCTGCATCGACTGCGGCGCCTGCGCCGACGCCTGCCCGGTCGACGCGGTCTTCCCGGTGGACCGTCTGCCCGAGGGGCAGGAGGAGTACGCCGCGATCAACGCGGCGTACTTCGCCGGCCGGGAGCCCGTGTCGGGTGACCCGGGGCCCAACTTCCACCACTGGGACGCGCCTTCGTTCGAGCGCAGCCTGCCGGCCGACTTCGCCCCGATCCGGGTCGCGGTCGTCGGTACGGGACCGGCGGGCATGTACGCCGCGGAGGACCTGCTGCTGCACACCAACGCCGAGGTGACCCTGGTCGACCGGCTGCCGGTGGCCGGCGGGCTCGTCCGGTACGGCGTGGCGCCCGACCACCCCGCGACCAAGAAGGTGGGCGACACCTTCGCGCGCCTCCACGCCCATCCCCGGGTGCGGATGCACCTGGGGGTCGAGATCGGCAGGGACGTCACGGCGGAGGAGCTCGCCGCCCACCACGACGCGGTGATCTACGCCGTGGGCGCCTCCACCGACCGCCGCCTCGGCATCCCGGGCGAGGAGTTGCCCGGCAGCATCTCGGCGACCTCGTTCGTGGCCTGGTACAACGCCCATCCCGAGGTCGCGCCGGACGCCGTCGACCTGTCATCGGAGCGGGTGGTCGTGGCCGGCAACGGCAATGTCGCGCTCGACGTGGCCCGCATCCTCGTCACGGACCCGTCGGTGCTGGCGGGCACGGACATCGCCGATCACGCCCTCGCCGCCCTGCGCGCCTCGAAGGTACGCGAGGTGGTGCTGCTGGGGCGGCGCGGCCCCGAGCACGCGGCGTACAGCGCTTCCGAGTTGCTCGCGCTGCGGCACCTGCCGGGCGTGGAGCTGGTCATGGACGACCACGATCCGCGCACCGGCGCGGCCGTCGACGGCGCGGCGGCGGACGGGAAGGCCGCGCTGCTGCGGGACGTCGCGCGCGAAACGGTGGACTGGTCGCAGGCCCCGCCGTCGGGGCGGCGCATCGTGTTCCGGTTCCACTCCGCCCCCCTCCGGGTGCTGGGCGACGACGCCGTACGGGGAGTGCGCGTGACGGGGGACGCGGGCGAACTGGACATCCCCGCCGGGGTGTTGCTGCGGGCGGTCGGCTACCGCGGCGTCCCGGTGGCGGGACTGCCCTTCGACGAGACGACCGGCACCGTGCCGCACGAGGGCGGGCGCGTGACGGGGCGGTCCGGGACGTATGTCGTCGGCTGGATCAAGCGCGGGCCCTCGGGCGGGATCGGTGCCAACCGCGCCTGCGCCGCGGAGACGGTCGGCACGCTCCTGGCCGATGCCGTCGCCGGCGCCCTGCCCGCTCCGGCACCCGCCCCCAAGGCGTTCGCCCGCCTGGTCCGGAGCCGCAGCCGTCATGTCGTCGACGCCAGGGGGCTGGCCGCCATCGAACGGGTCGAACTCGCACGGGGCCGCGACGGCGGACGCCCGCGGGTCAAGTTCGGCACGGTGGCGGAGCTGGTGGCGGCGGCGCGGGGCGGTCGCTGGAAGCCGTAG
- a CDS encoding diiron oxygenase has product MASSTVRPEDRDRLDEHDVARRLLESSARLSYDPATEVDWDTPLDKDFHGASPEWSTLYGTAYWNELTDAQRKELTRQEAASVAATGIWFEMILQQMVLRDIYTTDATDPRFQWALTEIADECRHSIMFARGAAKLGAPAYRPRRAVVELGRAFKTLAFGEAAYAAILVAEEVLDVMQRDWMRDERVAPFVRTINNIHVVEESRHMKFARDETRRRLRSAGPVRRQLNAFVIAVASYFIVTSMVNREVYANAGLDTRRALAEAGANEHHKSLMRSSCSGLMEFLASARLLTKPALALYKRANLI; this is encoded by the coding sequence ATGGCAAGCAGCACCGTTCGGCCGGAGGACCGGGACCGGCTCGACGAGCACGACGTCGCGCGACGCCTGCTCGAATCGTCGGCGAGGCTCTCGTACGACCCGGCCACCGAGGTGGACTGGGACACCCCGCTGGACAAGGACTTCCACGGCGCCAGCCCCGAGTGGAGCACTCTCTACGGCACGGCGTACTGGAACGAGCTGACCGACGCCCAGCGCAAGGAGCTGACGCGGCAGGAGGCCGCCTCGGTGGCCGCCACCGGCATCTGGTTCGAGATGATCCTGCAGCAGATGGTGCTGCGCGACATCTACACGACGGACGCGACGGACCCGCGGTTCCAGTGGGCCCTCACCGAGATAGCCGACGAGTGCCGGCACTCCATCATGTTCGCCCGCGGCGCGGCGAAGCTGGGCGCCCCCGCGTACCGGCCGCGCCGTGCGGTGGTCGAGCTGGGCCGGGCCTTCAAAACCCTGGCGTTCGGCGAGGCCGCGTATGCCGCGATCCTGGTCGCCGAGGAAGTGCTCGACGTCATGCAGCGCGACTGGATGCGGGACGAGCGGGTCGCACCGTTCGTGCGCACCATCAACAACATCCATGTCGTGGAGGAGTCCCGGCACATGAAGTTCGCGCGCGACGAGACCCGCAGGCGCCTGCGGAGCGCGGGCCCCGTGCGCCGGCAGCTCAACGCGTTCGTGATCGCGGTCGCGTCCTACTTCATCGTCACCAGCATGGTGAACCGGGAGGTCTACGCGAACGCCGGACTCGACACCCGGCGCGCGCTCGCCGAGGCCGGGGCCAACGAGCACCACAAGTCCCTCATGCGGTCCAGCTGTTCGGGCCTGATGGAGTTCCTGGCCTCGGCCCGCCTCCTCACCAAACCCGCGCTGGCCCTCTACAAGCGCGCCAACCTGATCTGA
- a CDS encoding dienelactone hydrolase family protein, which yields MAEVTVFHHAQGLTPGVRAFADELRARGHRVHTPDLYEGRTFETLDEGVEYMTKVGSGELLERGVRSVNDSPAEQVYIGFSLGVLPAQKLAQTRPGALGAVFVHACVPASFFGSWPERLPVRVHAMEADRLFTEEGDADAARDLVAEVPDAELHLYPGDRHLFADSSLSSYDAAATALFLDRTLTFLHGLDTAPNTAAARDA from the coding sequence ATGGCCGAAGTGACCGTGTTCCATCACGCCCAGGGCCTCACCCCCGGGGTGAGGGCCTTCGCCGACGAACTGCGCGCCCGGGGGCACCGCGTGCACACCCCCGACCTGTACGAGGGCCGCACCTTTGAGACCCTGGACGAGGGGGTCGAGTACATGACCAAGGTCGGCAGCGGCGAGCTGCTCGAACGCGGCGTCCGCTCAGTGAACGACTCGCCCGCCGAGCAGGTGTACATCGGTTTCTCCCTCGGGGTGCTCCCCGCGCAGAAACTGGCCCAGACCCGACCGGGCGCCCTCGGTGCCGTGTTCGTCCACGCGTGCGTGCCGGCCTCCTTCTTCGGGTCGTGGCCGGAGCGGCTCCCGGTCCGCGTCCACGCCATGGAGGCGGACCGCCTGTTCACCGAGGAGGGCGACGCGGACGCCGCCCGAGACCTCGTCGCCGAGGTCCCCGACGCAGAACTGCACCTGTACCCCGGCGACCGGCACCTGTTCGCCGACAGCTCCCTGTCGTCCTACGACGCCGCCGCCACCGCGTTGTTCCTCGACCGCACCCTGACGTTCCTCCACGGCCTGGACACCGCCCCGAACACCGCTGCCGCCCGCGACGCCTAA
- a CDS encoding IS701 family transposase gives MRQVDSWREVLVGLHARFAARFARSEPRGRALEYMSGLVAPLERKNGWSLAERAGETHPIGMQRLLGEADWDADGVRDDVRDFVVESIGDKDAVLIGDDTGFLKKGTRSAGVQRQYSGTAGRTENSQIGTFLAYASRRGRALVDRELYLPKSWTDDRERCRAAGIPDDVPFATKIEHFQAMLQRALDAKVPFAWVTADEAYGQAKRLRYWLEQRGVAHVLATKINDTVVTARGADIRVDVLVAGLPRQAWKRLSAGPGAHGQRIHDWARVPVRIRWENGFGHWVLARRSVSSPTDIAYYVCYGPVSTRLRDLARVAGARWQVEECFQAAKNECGLDHYQVRRYDAWYRHITLSMAALAALTAIRAQELPKGAATLDKPA, from the coding sequence GTGCGTCAAGTTGATTCCTGGCGTGAGGTGTTGGTGGGGTTGCACGCGCGGTTCGCTGCGCGGTTTGCCCGCTCGGAGCCGCGGGGTCGGGCGCTGGAGTACATGTCCGGGCTGGTTGCGCCGTTGGAACGGAAGAACGGCTGGTCGCTGGCGGAGCGTGCAGGTGAGACACATCCGATCGGGATGCAGCGGCTGCTGGGCGAGGCTGACTGGGACGCTGATGGGGTCCGCGATGACGTCCGGGACTTCGTCGTGGAGAGCATCGGCGACAAGGACGCGGTGCTGATCGGTGACGACACCGGGTTCCTGAAGAAGGGCACCAGGTCGGCCGGCGTGCAGAGGCAGTACTCCGGCACCGCGGGGCGGACGGAGAACTCCCAGATTGGCACCTTCCTCGCCTACGCCTCCCGGCGGGGGCGGGCGTTGGTCGACCGGGAGTTGTATCTGCCGAAGTCCTGGACGGACGACCGGGAGCGGTGCCGGGCGGCCGGCATCCCGGACGACGTGCCGTTCGCCACGAAGATCGAGCACTTCCAGGCCATGCTCCAGCGCGCCCTGGACGCGAAGGTGCCGTTCGCGTGGGTGACCGCCGACGAGGCATACGGGCAGGCCAAGCGGCTGCGGTACTGGCTGGAACAGCGCGGGGTCGCGCACGTGCTGGCGACCAAGATCAACGACACCGTCGTCACCGCCCGGGGCGCTGACATCCGTGTTGATGTGCTGGTGGCCGGTCTGCCGCGGCAGGCGTGGAAACGCCTGTCCGCCGGCCCGGGCGCCCACGGGCAGCGGATCCATGACTGGGCCCGGGTGCCGGTCCGGATCCGGTGGGAGAACGGCTTTGGCCACTGGGTCCTGGCCCGCCGCAGCGTCAGCAGCCCCACAGACATCGCCTACTACGTCTGCTATGGCCCGGTCAGCACCCGGTTGAGGGACCTCGCCCGGGTGGCCGGAGCCCGCTGGCAGGTGGAGGAGTGCTTCCAGGCTGCGAAGAACGAGTGTGGCCTGGACCACTACCAGGTCCGCCGTTACGACGCCTGGTACCGGCACATCACCCTGTCCATGGCCGCACTCGCCGCACTGACAGCCATCCGTGCCCAGGAACTACCAAAGGGGGCGGCAACCCTGGACAAACCTGCCTGA
- a CDS encoding IS110 family transposase, with protein sequence MLLIGDDWAEDHHDVEVQDATGRKLATARLPEGVEGIAKLHALVARHGGEDLDPAEVVVGIETDRGSWVQALIAAGYLVYAINPRQVARFKERYGTSGAKSDKGDAHALADMVRIDRDQLRPVAGDSDQAQAVKVVARAHQTLIWERTRTFQRLRTTLREYFPAALSAYADLELTSTDALELLIKAPTPAAGAKLTRTQITAVLARHRRHHREAKANTIQTALREKQLGLPEPVTAAYAAAATAHARLIIVLNEQIAAMEAQVKAHFLAHPDAEIYLSMPGIAEITGARVLAEFGDDPTRYASAKARKNYAGTSPVTRASGKSHTVQARYVRNNRLADALQRQAFAALRASPGARHYYDKQRAREAGYNPALRQLGNRLVGILHGCLKTRTHYDEATAWSHHAHTHAA encoded by the coding sequence TTGCTGCTGATCGGCGATGACTGGGCCGAAGACCACCATGACGTCGAGGTCCAGGACGCGACGGGCCGGAAGCTGGCCACGGCAAGGCTGCCCGAGGGCGTGGAGGGCATCGCGAAACTGCACGCCCTGGTCGCCCGGCACGGCGGTGAGGACCTGGATCCGGCCGAGGTGGTGGTGGGCATCGAGACCGATCGCGGGTCGTGGGTGCAGGCTTTGATCGCCGCCGGCTACCTGGTCTACGCGATCAACCCGAGGCAGGTCGCCCGGTTCAAGGAGCGATACGGCACCTCGGGCGCCAAGAGCGACAAGGGCGACGCGCACGCGCTGGCGGACATGGTCCGCATCGATCGTGACCAGCTGCGACCGGTGGCCGGGGACAGCGACCAGGCCCAGGCCGTGAAGGTCGTCGCCCGGGCTCACCAGACGCTGATCTGGGAACGCACCCGCACCTTCCAGCGGCTGCGGACCACGCTGCGGGAGTACTTCCCCGCCGCGCTGTCCGCTTACGCCGACCTTGAGCTGACCAGCACGGATGCCCTGGAACTGCTGATCAAGGCGCCTACCCCCGCGGCCGGGGCGAAGCTGACGCGCACCCAGATCACCGCGGTCCTGGCCCGCCACCGCCGTCACCACCGCGAGGCGAAGGCGAACACGATCCAGACCGCCCTGCGCGAGAAGCAGCTCGGCCTGCCCGAGCCGGTCACCGCCGCCTACGCGGCCGCCGCCACCGCCCACGCACGGCTGATCATCGTGCTGAACGAACAGATAGCCGCGATGGAAGCGCAGGTGAAGGCCCATTTTCTCGCGCACCCGGACGCTGAGATCTACCTCTCGATGCCCGGCATCGCGGAGATCACCGGCGCTCGGGTGCTCGCCGAGTTCGGAGACGACCCCACCCGCTACGCGTCCGCGAAGGCCCGCAAGAACTACGCCGGCACCAGCCCCGTCACCCGGGCCTCCGGCAAGAGCCACACCGTCCAGGCCCGCTACGTCCGCAACAACCGGCTCGCCGACGCCCTCCAGCGCCAGGCGTTCGCCGCCCTGCGCGCCTCACCCGGCGCCCGCCACTACTACGACAAACAGCGAGCCCGCGAGGCCGGCTACAACCCCGCCCTCCGCCAGCTCGGAAACCGCCTCGTCGGCATCCTCCACGGATGCCTCAAAACCCGCACCCACTACGACGAAGCGACCGCCTGGTCGCACCACGCACACACCCATGCCGCTTGA
- a CDS encoding nitroreductase family deazaflavin-dependent oxidoreductase, whose translation MMNSRRTAKGRPRLPSGWRRRLARLPIGLYRVGLGPLFGKRLLLLHHKGRTSGLDRKVALEVVAHEHGSWTLAAGFGPKSAWYQNLRHTPRATIQFGRRYYAVTAHFLTAEEGGEIMVRYASARPRTARRLCAFMGFDVDGSEDSFRRVGRRIPFVRLDAAAGRRLP comes from the coding sequence ATGATGAATTCGCGACGTACGGCAAAGGGGCGGCCCCGGCTTCCGTCCGGCTGGCGGCGGCGGTTGGCCCGGCTTCCGATCGGCCTGTACCGGGTGGGCCTGGGTCCGTTGTTCGGCAAGCGCCTCCTGCTGCTGCACCACAAGGGGCGGACCAGCGGTCTCGACCGGAAGGTGGCCCTGGAGGTCGTCGCCCACGAGCACGGCAGCTGGACCCTGGCCGCGGGTTTCGGCCCGAAGTCCGCCTGGTACCAGAACCTCCGCCACACCCCTCGGGCGACGATCCAGTTCGGCCGCCGCTACTACGCGGTCACCGCCCACTTCCTCACCGCGGAGGAGGGCGGCGAGATCATGGTCCGCTACGCCTCCGCCCGCCCCCGTACCGCCCGCCGCCTCTGCGCCTTCATGGGCTTCGACGTCGACGGCAGCGAGGACTCCTTCCGCCGGGTCGGCCGGCGGATCCCGTTCGTACGGCTCGACGCCGCGGCGGGGCGGCGCCTGCCCTGA
- a CDS encoding PP2C family protein-serine/threonine phosphatase produces MAIVAVVDVMAGPGAGFLPLVSLGPAFAGLIGTWRRTVLTGAAALLLCVGLGMYDGLFQTRRGSTAMGSVVGVTAAGVAGAVTRGRREAELASVRSIAEVAQRVLLRPVPRSTGPLQVAVSYTSAMAEARIGGDLYEVVASPYGTRVIIGDVQGKGLGAVETAAVVLGAFREAAHDARDLTDLGARLERSVARESDGERFVTAVLAEVSGRDEEVVLLNYGHPPPMLVRCDGTVDFPLPPAHALPLGLGLHGGKPPRPYRVGFAPGEQLLLYTDGVTEARDEAGTFYPLGERSALLGNPDAQAALEALRADVVRHVTGPLHDDAAMLLLRRRGPRDAGRRTAATEGTGGGGAHARAEAG; encoded by the coding sequence ATGGCGATCGTGGCCGTCGTGGACGTCATGGCGGGCCCCGGGGCGGGATTCCTCCCCCTGGTGTCGCTGGGCCCCGCCTTCGCCGGGCTGATCGGGACGTGGCGGCGCACGGTACTGACGGGCGCCGCGGCACTGCTGCTCTGCGTGGGCCTCGGCATGTACGACGGGCTCTTCCAGACCCGGCGCGGCTCCACGGCGATGGGTTCCGTGGTGGGCGTCACCGCGGCGGGCGTCGCCGGGGCCGTGACGCGGGGCCGGCGGGAGGCGGAACTGGCCAGTGTCCGCTCCATCGCGGAAGTGGCCCAACGGGTGCTGCTGCGGCCGGTGCCGCGCAGTACGGGCCCGTTGCAGGTCGCGGTCTCCTACACCTCGGCGATGGCCGAGGCGCGGATCGGCGGCGACCTGTACGAGGTGGTCGCGTCCCCGTACGGAACCCGGGTGATCATCGGCGATGTGCAGGGCAAGGGGCTGGGGGCCGTGGAGACCGCCGCGGTGGTCCTCGGCGCGTTCCGCGAGGCCGCGCACGACGCGCGGGACCTGACGGACCTCGGCGCCCGCCTGGAACGGAGCGTGGCCAGGGAGTCGGACGGCGAGAGGTTCGTGACCGCCGTCCTCGCGGAGGTGAGCGGCCGCGACGAGGAGGTCGTCCTCCTCAACTACGGGCACCCGCCCCCGATGCTCGTCCGGTGCGACGGCACGGTCGACTTCCCGCTGCCGCCCGCCCACGCGCTGCCGCTGGGGCTGGGACTGCACGGCGGGAAACCGCCCCGGCCCTACCGGGTGGGCTTCGCGCCGGGGGAGCAACTGCTGCTCTACACGGACGGGGTGACCGAGGCGCGCGACGAGGCGGGCACCTTCTACCCGCTCGGCGAGCGCTCCGCGCTCCTCGGGAACCCCGACGCGCAGGCCGCCCTCGAAGCGCTGCGCGCGGACGTGGTCCGGCACGTGACCGGTCCGTTGCACGACGACGCGGCGATGTTGCTGCTGCGCCGCCGCGGGCCCCGGGACGCGGGGCGGCGGACAGCGGCGACGGAGGGCACCGGCGGCGGGGGTGCACACGCCCGCGCCGAAGCGGGGTAG
- a CDS encoding MarR family transcriptional regulator yields the protein MTEERDRAGSVDGVDAVTRAVLTASRVLVAVAANSLAEVEDRVTLAQFRMLVVLSTRGEAKLVTLAELLRVAPSTAMRMVDRLISSGLVDRRTNPGNRRETLLRLTEEGRRTVEDVTARRRREIAAIVARLAPGQQTALVEALTAFNEAGGEPPAPEGRADDPYPLGWTDMPTERG from the coding sequence ATGACCGAGGAGAGGGACCGGGCCGGGAGCGTCGACGGTGTCGACGCGGTGACCCGTGCCGTCCTCACGGCGTCCCGGGTGCTCGTCGCGGTCGCCGCGAACTCGCTCGCCGAGGTCGAGGACCGGGTGACGCTGGCGCAGTTCCGGATGCTGGTGGTGCTCTCGACGCGGGGCGAGGCCAAACTCGTGACGCTCGCGGAACTGCTGCGCGTGGCCCCCTCGACCGCGATGCGCATGGTCGACCGGTTGATCTCCTCCGGCCTCGTCGACCGGCGGACCAACCCCGGCAACCGTCGTGAAACCCTGCTCCGGCTCACCGAGGAGGGGCGGCGCACGGTCGAGGACGTCACCGCGCGCCGGCGCCGGGAGATCGCCGCGATCGTCGCCCGGCTCGCCCCGGGGCAGCAGACGGCCCTCGTCGAGGCGCTGACCGCCTTCAACGAGGCCGGGGGCGAACCGCCCGCACCGGAGGGCCGGGCCGACGACCCGTACCCGCTCGGCTGGACGGACATGCCGACGGAGCGCGGGTGA
- a CDS encoding SDR family oxidoreductase yields MKVVVIGGTGLIGSKLVARLGEHGHEAVPASPRTGVDTLTGKGLAEVLEGASVVVDVSNSPSFEDDAVMEFFRTSTTHLLRAEAEAGVTHHVALSVVGTERLQESGYFRAKQAQEELIKESGMPYSIVHATQFFEFMQGIAASATDGDTVRLAPVMIRPVHSDDVAAAVGRTAVGDPVDGVVEVAGPEAFRLDELLRENLAAQNDPRKVVTDAGAPYFGARLQESTLLPGPDAHIADHRFADWFAQQR; encoded by the coding sequence ATGAAGGTCGTAGTGATCGGCGGCACCGGACTCATCGGTTCGAAGCTGGTGGCCCGGCTCGGCGAGCACGGCCACGAGGCGGTGCCGGCCTCTCCCCGTACCGGCGTCGACACGCTGACGGGGAAGGGGCTGGCCGAGGTCCTGGAAGGGGCCTCGGTCGTGGTCGACGTCTCCAACTCCCCCTCGTTCGAGGACGACGCCGTCATGGAGTTCTTCCGGACCTCGACCACCCATCTCCTGCGGGCGGAGGCGGAGGCCGGTGTGACCCACCATGTGGCGCTCTCCGTGGTCGGTACGGAGCGGCTCCAGGAGAGCGGCTACTTCCGTGCCAAGCAGGCGCAGGAAGAGCTGATCAAGGAGTCCGGGATGCCGTACTCCATCGTCCACGCCACGCAGTTCTTCGAGTTCATGCAGGGCATCGCGGCGTCGGCGACCGACGGTGACACCGTTCGTCTGGCGCCCGTCATGATCCGGCCCGTCCACTCCGACGACGTGGCCGCCGCCGTGGGCCGCACGGCCGTCGGCGACCCCGTCGACGGGGTGGTGGAGGTGGCCGGTCCCGAGGCGTTCCGGCTGGACGAGCTCCTCCGCGAGAACCTCGCCGCCCAAAACGATCCGCGCAAGGTCGTCACCGACGCCGGTGCCCCTTATTTCGGCGCCCGGTTGCAGGAGTCCACACTGCTTCCCGGCCCGGACGCGCACATCGCCGACCACCGGTTCGCCGACTGGTTCGCCCAGCAGCGGTGA
- a CDS encoding RNA polymerase sigma-70 factor, producing the protein MHAGVDADSLDRATQDFLAARPQLFGIAYRMLGSAAEAEDIVQEAWLRWQQADRTNLLEPTAYLTTITTRLAINLARSARVRRESYVGPWLPEPVDTAPDPQLGAERAEALELAVLLVLEKLNPVERAAYVLREAFDYPYGRVAEILGTSEANARQLVSRARKHLTAERRQRVSPAAHRRLLEVFLSAARTGDLAVLENVLASDVVSYSDGGGIRGASRIPVVGRLHVSKYLVAFAPRFWPQADIRRVEANGRAAVLVSSGGNAMALLCVDVSAEGIDRIMWVMNPAKLSPYVASLDG; encoded by the coding sequence ATGCACGCTGGTGTCGACGCCGACTCCCTCGACCGGGCCACGCAGGACTTCCTCGCGGCGCGTCCGCAGCTCTTCGGCATCGCGTACCGCATGCTCGGCAGCGCCGCCGAGGCCGAGGACATCGTGCAGGAGGCGTGGCTGCGGTGGCAGCAGGCGGACCGTACGAACCTCCTCGAACCCACGGCCTACCTGACCACCATCACCACGCGGCTGGCGATCAACCTGGCCCGGTCCGCGCGGGTGCGGCGGGAGTCGTACGTCGGCCCGTGGCTTCCCGAACCGGTCGACACCGCCCCGGACCCGCAGCTGGGGGCGGAGCGGGCCGAGGCGCTGGAGCTGGCGGTCCTCCTCGTCCTGGAGAAGCTCAACCCCGTGGAACGCGCCGCCTACGTCCTGCGGGAGGCCTTCGACTACCCGTACGGGCGGGTCGCCGAGATCCTGGGGACGAGTGAGGCCAACGCCCGTCAACTGGTGAGCCGGGCGCGCAAGCACCTGACCGCCGAGCGCAGACAACGCGTCAGCCCGGCCGCCCACCGACGCCTGTTGGAGGTGTTCCTCTCCGCGGCACGGACGGGTGACCTGGCGGTGCTGGAGAATGTACTCGCCTCGGACGTCGTCAGTTACTCCGACGGTGGCGGGATACGCGGGGCCTCGAGGATCCCGGTCGTCGGGCGTCTGCACGTCTCCAAGTACCTCGTGGCCTTCGCCCCGCGTTTCTGGCCGCAGGCGGACATCCGCCGGGTGGAGGCCAACGGACGGGCGGCCGTGCTCGTCTCGTCCGGCGGCAACGCCATGGCCCTGCTGTGCGTCGACGTGTCCGCGGAGGGCATCGACCGGATCATGTGGGTGATGAACCCGGCCAAGCTGTCGCCCTACGTGGCGTCCCTGGACGGCTGA